DNA from Azospirillum sp. TSH100:
CCGCGCGCAACTGCTTGAAGAGGGCGGTCCTCTCCTCTGGGAAGAGTTGATGGGCGAACTGCGTGTGCGTCATCTGAATGCCGAGCCCTGCGATCCGTCGGCCCCGGAGTCCGTTTTGCAACGCCTGAACGCTGCCTACGAAGCGATCCGGCGGACGCCGGACTGACGGGCCTGTCCGCTTGCCGCTCTCCCGCCGGATCGTAAGCCAATCGTATAATTTCCTGCACGAACCATTTCTGTCAGCCTGAAGTCCGGCACGATGTTTGCTGCGTTGCGGCAAAACGGCTGCGAGGGGCTGTGTCATGACGCCGCACCGACCGACTCTTGGGCAGACTGCCGGCCAGCTTGGCGGGGGCCGCCCAGGATCTGTGCAACACAACATCCTGGCCGCCGCGGCCTGTGGGGTGTCGGATTTCATCGCCGCGCAGGGCGGCTGCCCCGATCAGGTGTTCCACCGCGTCGGTGTGGAGGAGCGCGCACTCGGCCAGCCGACGGTGGCGCTCGACCTGCGCGCCTATGTGGCGATGATGGAGGTGGCGGCGGCGGAGACCGGCAACGACAATTTCGGCCTGATGTTCGGCCGCCAGTTCCAGCCGGAGATGCTGGGGCTGATCGGTTCCATCGCGCTGGCAGCACCGACGCTGGGAGCGGCCCTCGACCATCTGGCCCGGCTGTTCCCCTTCCATCAGCAGGCGACCGAAACCCGCTTCGTCCGCGATGGCGAGTTGCTGCGGCTGGAATACCGCATCCTCGACGGCTGCATTGTCGAGCGGCGGCAGGATGCCGAGCTGACCATGGGCATGTTCGCCAATGTGGTGCGTGCCTGCCTCGGTGCGCACTGGATGCCGGAGGAGGTGCATTTCGAGCATCCGAAGCCGGAGGGCTGGCGCCTGCACGAGGCGCTGTTCGACGCCCCCGCCCATTTCGGCCAGCGCACCAACGCCATCCTGCTGCGCGACCGCCAGCTCGACCGCCGCATGCCCGGTGGCGACATGGCGCGGCTGACCGGGTTGTGCGGTACGCTGATCGACATCGCCCGTGGCACCGGGACGCCGCCGCTGCTTGACCGCGTGAAGGCGGAGGTGCGGGCACGCCTGCCGGAAGGCCCGCCCTATGTCGAGGACATCGCCGACCGGCTTGGCATCGCCCGCTGGACTTTGCAGCGCCGGCTGGCCGACGAGGGCTTGAGCTTTTCCGATCTGGTGGAGGGGGTGCGGCGCGATCTGGCGGCAGTCTATATCCGCCAGCGCCATGTTCCCGTCGCCGACATCGGCGCCCTGCTGGGCTATTCGGAGGTCAGCGCCTTCAGCCGCGCCTTCCGCCGCTGGTTCGGCGTGTCGCCGGCGAAAATGCGGGGAGCCTGAGGCCGCTTCGCCTCTCGCTCCGGCATGGTTGCCTGGGGCGGCCAGGGATGGCGGAGGAGGGATTTTCGCGTCCGCGGCGGACGGGGCGCCGGCCGCTTACGAACGTGCCGGGCGAATTCCGGCCGGATTATTCCCCTGCAAATGTGCGGATCTGCCATTGATATATCGTATGGGAATTTTTCTTGAACGAACGTTCAGCTATGCCAAAAGGACGATGACGATTTTGAAAACAGCAGAGAGTGGCGTTTTTCCGAACGCCATGAAGGGAAGGACTTTCTTTCATGTTGAATAACCTCAGCATCACCAAAAAGATTCTTGCGCTTGTTGCGCTGGCTTTGTTGGGTTCGTTCGCGATTGTTTTTTACAACTTTACAAATTTGAAGCAGTCGATGATCGAGGATCGCAAGCAGGCGATCCGCAACATTGTGGAAGCCGCGGTCAGCGTCGCCGACCATTACAATCGCGAGGCGATGAGCGGCGCGCTTCCGGTGGAGGAGGCGAAGACGCGCGCCAGGAACGTGATCCGTGCGCTGCGCTTCGGCAAAGGCGATTATTTCTTCGTCTACAACATGAACGGCGTCACCGAGGTCCACGGCACCCGCAAGGAGCTTGAGGGCAAGATGCGTCTGGAGGAGAAGGACGTCGACGGCTTCCCCTTCCTGCGTCATCAGATCGCCAATGCGCAGGCCGGCGGCGGCTTCACCACCTACCGCTTCACCAAGCCGAATGGCGGCAGCGAGGTCTACGCCAAGATCTCCTATGACGCTCCCTTCACGCCGTGGAACTGGGTGATCGCCTCGGGCGTCTATGTCGATGACATCGACAACAGCTTCGCCGACAAGCTCTATCGCGCCCTGGCGGTGGTCGCCGGCGTGATGGCGGTGATGCTGATCGCCTCGACCTATCTCGGCAAGGCGATCACCGGACCCATCGCCGCGCTGTCGGCCGCCATGCGCCGGCTGGCCGATGGCGACCATGGCGTGACCATCTCCGGCGCCGGGCGGCGCGACGAGATCGGCGCCATGGCCCAGGCGGTCCAGGTCTTCAAGGACAACGGCATCGCCATGGAGGCCCTGCGCCGAGACAATGAAAGGGCGGCGGAACAGGCCGTCGCCGACCGGCGCAAGGGCATGCTGGATCTGGCGAACGGTTTCGAATCCCAGATCAAGACGATCGTCGACAGCGTGGCCCAGCAGGCGTCGCAGCTGCGTTCGACCTCCGGCGTGTTGACCGACATCGCCCGCAACGCATCCGATCAGTCGGAGCATTCCCTGCGTGCCGCCTCCGACGCCGGCAGCGGCGTGCAGATCGTCGCCGCGGCGGCGGAGCAGCTGGCCTCGTCGATCCAGGCGATCAGCGCCGAAGTCAGCCGGTCGGCCGACATGAGCCAGAAGGCGGTGGACGAAACCCAGCGCACCGCCGGGATCGTCGCCGGGCTGACCGCCGCCGCCGGGAAGATCGGCGACGTGGTCAACCTGATCAACGCCATCGCGTCGCAGACCAACCTGCTGGCGCTGAACGCCACCATCGAGGCGGCGCGCGCCGGCGAGGCCGGCAAGGGCTTCGCCGTCGTCGCCGGCGAGGTGAAGAGCCTTGCCAACCAGACGGCGAAGGCCACCGAGGAGATCAGCGCCCAGATCGGCACGATCCAGACCGCCACCCGCTCGGTGGTCGGCGCCATCGACGACATCAGCGGCATCATCACCGGCATCAATGAGACGGCCACCACCATCGCCTCGGCTGTCGAGGAGCAGGGGGCGGCGACCCGCGAGATCGCCCGCAACGTGCAGCAGGCGGCCAACGGCGCCCAGGAGGTGGTCAGCCGGGTCCAGGGCATGCAGAAGATGGCCGGGGAAACCGGCAGCGGCGCCAGCCAGGTGGAGGAGGCCGCCTCGGATCTGCTGATGCAGTCGGAGGAGCTGACCCGTCAGATGGACCGCTTCATCGGCGGCATCCGCGCCGGCTGACCCTCGTCCTGTCAGATGCCGACCTCGACCGCCGCGTTGACGACGTAGATCTGCTCGTTGCGGTCGTTCTTGTCGGCCAGGAAGATGCCGCTCGGCGCCAGCATGCCGCCGCCGGTGACGTGGATGCTGACCGCGCCATAGGGGAAGACGGCCTTCACCGCCTCGTGGTCCAGCCGGTCGGCATCGGCCGGCACGGCGAGGTGGACGCGCACCTGCATTCTGCTGGTGTCGCCGTCCACCAGGGCGCGCATCCCGGGCATGGAGTTGCGCTCTATGGCGTTGCGCACGGCGCGGATGGCGGCCTTGGTCACGTCCTGGCCGTGCAGATCCACCCCCATGCCGAGTTCCACGAACATCACCTGCTTCATCGCGTCGGGCCTTCCCTCCTGGGTGTCGGTCGACGGGATGATGGCGCGGCGGGGTGGAGAGGGCCAGGGGGCGGTTTGGGAATTCCGGGGGGCGGAAGCTGCCGTTGCCCCCCGTCCCGCTCACTCCATCGGCAAGCCGACGTAATTCTCCGCCAGCGCCGTCATGGCGGCGCGGGAGTGGACCAGATAGTCCAGCTCGGCCAGATGCACCCGCTGCTCGAAGGGCGATTCATGCTCATTCCGGTGCAGCATGGTGGTCATGTACCAGGAGAAGCGCTCCGCCTTCCAGATGCGGCGCAGGCAGGTGGCGCTGTAGGCGTCCAGC
Protein-coding regions in this window:
- a CDS encoding methyl-accepting chemotaxis protein, which produces MIEDRKQAIRNIVEAAVSVADHYNREAMSGALPVEEAKTRARNVIRALRFGKGDYFFVYNMNGVTEVHGTRKELEGKMRLEEKDVDGFPFLRHQIANAQAGGGFTTYRFTKPNGGSEVYAKISYDAPFTPWNWVIASGVYVDDIDNSFADKLYRALAVVAGVMAVMLIASTYLGKAITGPIAALSAAMRRLADGDHGVTISGAGRRDEIGAMAQAVQVFKDNGIAMEALRRDNERAAEQAVADRRKGMLDLANGFESQIKTIVDSVAQQASQLRSTSGVLTDIARNASDQSEHSLRAASDAGSGVQIVAAAAEQLASSIQAISAEVSRSADMSQKAVDETQRTAGIVAGLTAAAGKIGDVVNLINAIASQTNLLALNATIEAARAGEAGKGFAVVAGEVKSLANQTAKATEEISAQIGTIQTATRSVVGAIDDISGIITGINETATTIASAVEEQGAATREIARNVQQAANGAQEVVSRVQGMQKMAGETGSGASQVEEAASDLLMQSEELTRQMDRFIGGIRAG
- a CDS encoding AraC family transcriptional regulator, whose protein sequence is MQHNILAAAACGVSDFIAAQGGCPDQVFHRVGVEERALGQPTVALDLRAYVAMMEVAAAETGNDNFGLMFGRQFQPEMLGLIGSIALAAPTLGAALDHLARLFPFHQQATETRFVRDGELLRLEYRILDGCIVERRQDAELTMGMFANVVRACLGAHWMPEEVHFEHPKPEGWRLHEALFDAPAHFGQRTNAILLRDRQLDRRMPGGDMARLTGLCGTLIDIARGTGTPPLLDRVKAEVRARLPEGPPYVEDIADRLGIARWTLQRRLADEGLSFSDLVEGVRRDLAAVYIRQRHVPVADIGALLGYSEVSAFSRAFRRWFGVSPAKMRGA
- a CDS encoding Lin0512 family protein, with the protein product MKQVMFVELGMGVDLHGQDVTKAAIRAVRNAIERNSMPGMRALVDGDTSRMQVRVHLAVPADADRLDHEAVKAVFPYGAVSIHVTGGGMLAPSGIFLADKNDRNEQIYVVNAAVEVGI